GGCCCGGGGCGCGGACGGGTCCATCAGCGAGAGCACCGCGCCGTCCAGCGGCGGCACCGGGGCCTGCGAGATCAGCGGATGGTTCGGGCGGTGGTCGGGTTCGGCCGGGCCGAGCAGCACCTCGGCCAGCTTCTCGCCGGGGCGCAGTCCGGTGTAGACGATCGGGATGTGGCCGCCGGCGCTCTCCGCGATCCGCTTGGCCACGTCGGCGATCCGCACCGGCTCGCCCATGTCCAGGACCAGCACCTCGCCGTGGCTCTCCACCGCGCCGGCCTGGATGACCAGCCGGACCGCCTCCTGCACCGTCATGAAGTACCGGGTCACGTCCGGGTCGGTCACGGTGATCGGCCCGCCCTTCGCCACCTGGGCGGAGAACGCGGTGAGCACCGAGCCGCGGCTGCCGAGCACGTTGCCGAACCGGACGCTGGTGTACGTGCCGGGTGCGGCCGCGTCGGCGGCGGCGGTGAGCCGTTCGGTGATCCGCTTGGAGTAGCCGAGCACGCTGCACGGGTCGGCGGCCTTGTCGGTGGAGATGTTGACCAGGCGGTCGACGTGGTGCCGGATCGCGGTCTGCAGGATCTGGTACGTGCCCAGGATGTTGGTCTTGAGCGCCTCGGACGGGTGCATCTCCAGCAGCGGCAGGTGCTTGAGCGCCGCGGCGTGGAAGACCACCTGCGGCTGGTGTTCGGCGAACACCTCGTCGAGGCGCTGCTGGTCGCGGATGTCGGCGACGACCAGGTTGCGGTCGTCGAGCATGCCGCGGCCGTCCAGCGAGAGCTGCACCGCGTGCAGGCCGGACTCGTCGCGATCGAGCATCACCAGCTTGGCCGGGTTGAACTGGGCGACCTGCCGGCACAGCTCGGAGCCGATCGAGCCGCCGGCGCCGGTGACCAGCACCCGGCGCCCGGCCAGGTAACCGGCGACGGCGGCCAGGTCGATGCTGATCTCGCGGCGGCCGAGCAGGTCGGCGTGGCTGACCGGGCGGATGTCCTCGACCCGCACGGTCCGGCCGAACAGCTCGACCACCGGCGGGACCACCTTGACGTCCACGTCGAGCGGGGCGGCCAGGTCGGTGAGGTTGCGGACCAGGTCGGCGCCGGCGCTCGGGATGGCGATCACCACGGCGTCGGCACGGAACCGGCGGACCACCTCGGCCATCGCGTGCCGGTTGCCGGCCACCCGCACGCCCATGATCTGCAGGGTGCGTTTGGTCGGGTCGTCGTCGAGCAGGGCGACCGGCACGTACGGGCTGGACGGGTCGCGCAGCATGGCCCGGATGACCTGGGTGGCGCCCTCCCCGGCGCCCATCACGACGATCCGGGTGCCGGGCTCCGGGCGGGGGCGCAGGCGCTGGTCCTGGAGCAGGCGGACGGCGTACCGGACGCCCGCGGCGAGGACGAGACCGATCAGCCCGGACGCGATGATCGCCGAGCGCGGGGCGAGCCGGCCCAGCAGCGTGTCCGCCACGAACACCACCGGTATGGTGACCGCGGCGGTCTTGGCCAGGGCCAGGATCTCCTCGAAACAGCCGTACGACCAGCGGCCGGTGTAAAGGCCGAACTGCACGCCGGCGACGGTCTGCACGGCGACCGCCACCGCGGTCAGCTCCACCAGGCCGGCGCCGTTGAGATAAGCCAGGTGCCCGTCGTAGCGGAGCAGGGTGGCGACGAGCAGGGCGGTGGCCAGGGCGAGCGCGTCGCCACCGGCCCGGGCTGCCCGGCCGGGCAGTACCGCGCGGAACCACGGCACCGCCCGGCCCGGCCAGTCTCCAAGGGATGCGTCCGTTGCTGGGTCGCCAGCAGCGGCTCGCCGTGTCTGCATGGGATTCCCCCTCGTACGCTGCCGGTGGCAACCGGCCACGGATCCGTGCTTCGACGCATTTTTTCGGGGAGCCGGAATGGCGTTTCAAGATTCGCATCGCTTTATTAGTGACATCAGCGTTCCAGTCCCCGGGGAGCCAATTACAGTAGCAATTGTCACGGCCTATGCGAGGATCTTTCATGTTCCGCTATTTGTCCAGTACAGGCCCTCGATCACCATTTTTCCGACGCCATTCGGATCCGCGGGACCGGCCATTCGGCGGAGGATGTCATATCGACGGTGAATGATCCTCACCTTAGACATGACATCTGCGACTTCCGCTTCCTCTGCCATTCCGGCACCGTTCTGACAGGAGCCGTCGCAAGCGTTCTGTCGTCTATGCGACTGGGGGAACGACATGAGGGTGCTGCATGTGATCAGCACTGCGGCGGAGGGCGGCGCCGAGCACCAGCTCCGGCTGTTGCTGCGCCGGCTGCCCCACGACAGCGAGGTGGTCACGCTCTCCCCGCCCGGCACCGAGGCCCGCGCCATCCAGGCCGGCGGGATCCCGGTGCACGAACTGAACACGGTCTGCGACCGGGACCTGGCGGCGATCGTACGGCTGCGCCGCCTGATCCGCCGTGGCCGCTTCGACCTGGTGCACACCCACCTGTACCGCGCCTGCGTGCAGGGCCGGATCGCGGCCCGGCTGGCCGGCGTCCCGCACATCGTCGCCACCGAGCAGCACCTCGGCCGGGCCGGCGCCACCCGGCTCGGCCCGCTCTACCTGTTCAGCGAACGGCTCGGGCAGATGACCATCGCGGCCACCGCGGCGATCGCCGAACGGCTGCGCGGCTGGGGCGTGCCCGACGACCGGATCGCCACCATCCCCCGCGCGATCGACCCCGCCGAGTACCGCTTCGACCCGGC
Above is a genomic segment from Actinoplanes ianthinogenes containing:
- a CDS encoding nucleoside-diphosphate sugar epimerase/dehydratase, coding for MPWFRAVLPGRAARAGGDALALATALLVATLLRYDGHLAYLNGAGLVELTAVAVAVQTVAGVQFGLYTGRWSYGCFEEILALAKTAAVTIPVVFVADTLLGRLAPRSAIIASGLIGLVLAAGVRYAVRLLQDQRLRPRPEPGTRIVVMGAGEGATQVIRAMLRDPSSPYVPVALLDDDPTKRTLQIMGVRVAGNRHAMAEVVRRFRADAVVIAIPSAGADLVRNLTDLAAPLDVDVKVVPPVVELFGRTVRVEDIRPVSHADLLGRREISIDLAAVAGYLAGRRVLVTGAGGSIGSELCRQVAQFNPAKLVMLDRDESGLHAVQLSLDGRGMLDDRNLVVADIRDQQRLDEVFAEHQPQVVFHAAALKHLPLLEMHPSEALKTNILGTYQILQTAIRHHVDRLVNISTDKAADPCSVLGYSKRITERLTAAADAAAPGTYTSVRFGNVLGSRGSVLTAFSAQVAKGGPITVTDPDVTRYFMTVQEAVRLVIQAGAVESHGEVLVLDMGEPVRIADVAKRIAESAGGHIPIVYTGLRPGEKLAEVLLGPAEPDHRPNHPLISQAPVPPLDGAVLSLMDPSAPRADLIAVLRWLSESPALPGRIETPAPPPPRTGGRNGKRQAEFTMRLGRHP